From the genome of Gemmatimonadota bacterium:
CGTGGGCCGGGTCAGGACTGTCCGCGAGCGCGCCCTCGGCCATGATCTCGTCCCAGATGCGCTTCACCCAGATCACGAACTGCTCCGCGCTGATCCCGCCATTGTGCGCCTCTGCCGCAGCGGAGCTTACCGCGCTGCGTACCTCGTCGTGCGCGCCCTCCGAGATCGAGCAATGCGCCCTCAGGGCCGCACGAAATTGGGTCGACGTCTCTTCACTTAGCACGCGAAAAATATACTACGCATGTTTCCGGGAAGACAACGGGCAGTGAACAGTCGATCGGGCCACACGGGCGTCAGTAAAGGATTGGCAAGCGGCGACGCGTCATGCAGCAACTAGAGGAACAAGCTCGGTCATGTCCGCGACGGCATTTCTGAATGCTGCCAGGGCATCGAGAACCGTCGGATCGAAAGCCGTCCCGCGGCCCTCGTTCAGGATTCGGGACGATTCTATCCACGGAAGACTCGCGCGGTATGGCCTGTCCGCCGTCAGAGCCTCGTATACGTCGGCGACGCACAGAATTCTCGCGGTCATGTCGAGTCTGTTACCGCTCAGATGCCATGGATAGCCGCTGCCGTCGAGCCGCTCGTGATGCAGAGCCGCCGACCACGCGAAGTCGCGGAAGGCAGGTACCCGGGACAGGATCTCCCAGGTAAAGAACGGATGGCGCTCCACGGATTTCCGCTCGGAATCGGTAAGTGGTCCGGCCTTGTCGAGGATGGAATTCGACACACCCAGCTTGCCAATGTCGTGAAGAAGGCCGGCGCGGTACACGCGCCGCTGAGTGCCAGAATCGAGCTTCATCTCGCGCGCGATTCCCAGCGCGTACGACGCTACGTTGCGGGAATGCGAGTAGGTGTACGGCGACTTGGCGTCGATTATGTCGGCGAAGGCGCGCGCTACGACGTCCAGATCCTCCTCGCTTACCCAGCGCAGCTGGGACGCGGGCTCAGCGCCGATCACTTCATCGGTAGGATCGGTACTGTCGAGCCTCTCCCACCAGCTCGATTCATGACGCCAGCCAAGGACGCGATCCACCAGGGCCGGATCAAACCAGGTCCCGCTCCGGCGCCGCGCGATCCCTATCGCGCCTCTGGAGCCGTCATGCTGATGAAACACGTCGATCACCTGGGCAAGATTCGCGATTCGCGACATGAGCGGGATCGCGGGTCCGGCAAGCCCGTCGGGATGGCCCTTGCCGTTCCAGTGCTCGTCCAGGTGTCTCACCGCATCGGCGGTGGCCTGCGGGAATCCCAGCCGCATGGCGATGTCAGCGCCTCGCTCGCACCGTAATCCCATGATCTCCTTCATCACGTCTTCGGCGCGGGCGACGCCCACGAAATACCTGAGCTTGTCCGAAAGGCCGCCTTCCATGGCGACCGTACGTGCCGTCTCCACAGCGAGAGCCACCCTGTTCTGGCGGTCGACACGTCTCATTCGAGGCTTGAGCTCGAGGTCGTCCGTCCCGAACAGCTGGCAGAGACGAGCAGCGTTGTTGGAGCAGCCGGCGTCCTTCAGAAGGAGCGCGTAGTAGAGCGCGGCGCTGTCGGACGGGTTCATGTCCAGCTCGCGGCTCAGGCGCATGCCGATCAGGCAGGTGCGCATCGTGTGGCCAATCGGCTGCCCTTCCGTGAGATCCAGCGCACACGAAAGCGCGGAAATCACCTCTGAAAGGTTGATGCGCGCGGACATAGTGTCGCCAAGTCTCGGCTACACCCGCGCGTTATTCACCGGCAGAAAATTCCTCCCGGATCCGTACGGAGTCCGTCCCCACTCCGTCCCCACTCCGTCCCCACTCCGTCCCCACTCCGTCCCCACTCCGTCCCCGCCGCTACGTCCCCGCGTACCACTCGTAGCCCTGATCGCTCCAGTATCCGCCGTTGCGCTTGGGCATGAAGACTATCTTTGTGAGGTATTTCGTATTCTTGTAGCCCAGCTTCACGGGTGAGAAGAGACGCGCTGGCGCGCCGTGGCCGGGCTCCAGCATCCTGCCGTCCAGTCCGTAACAGATGAGCGTCTGCGGATGCATCGCGCTCTCGATGTCCCAGCTCTCGTGGTAGTCGTTGTCGAACGACTGAAAGTCGACGTACTTCGCGTCCGGAGTCGCGCCAGCTGCACGCGCGAGATCGCTCATCCGAACTCCTGTCCACGTTTCCACCGCGGTCCATCCCTCGACGCAGTAATGATTCACGCGCTGCGTGATGCGCGGCAGACGTTGCAGCATGTCCATCGTCAGTGTGAGCGGACGCGTCACGAGCCCCGACACTTCGAGCGTCCACTGCCCGCGCGCCGAAACGTCCCACACTGGAACTGTATCCGAAATGTAATATTTCGGTAACGCCACCCCCGCGTTGCGCCATCGCGATGACGGTGCATCCATCGACGTATGACGGAACAGTCCGCGCTCGAGTGTCTCGTTCTTTCGCATCGCATACTTCAATAGCTTGTCAGCGCCCTTCGGTCCGCGCGAGCCGCACGCAGCGAGGAGCCACGATGCGCTCAATCCGCCACTGGCAAGAAGAAAGTCACGCCTGCGCATCGACGTCGTGCCTCGCGCGAGTGAAGATGTGATAGAACGGACGCGCATCACGCAACTCCGGCGCACGATCGGGATTGTACTTCCCCGTCACGATAGAGCGTATCGAATACGGATCCACGGCGAATACCATGAATATGTGAATCGCTGAAAGAACGACGAGCGCGAGCATCACGAGAAAGTGCCAGTAGCGCGCGTACACGTATCCACCCAGCAGATTGGTGAGTGGAGCGAGCGAGACCGGCTTCCACACGGCAACGCCCGTTATCACCGCAAGCGCCGCGAGAATCGGGATCGCGAAATAAGTGAATTTCTGCAGAGCGTTGTGCTTGCCCTGATGCGGATGCTTCTTGCGCACGAACGCGTAGAACTTGAGCATCTCCCACGAATCGCGAACGTCACCACGACGCGGTACCAGATCGCGCCACTCGCCGTGCAAGTAGATGAAGATCACGTACGCGATGCCGTTCACCACGAACAGCCACATCATCGCGAAGTGCCAGTTGCGCGCGCCGGCGAGCCATCCACCGAATGTCGCCCAGTGCGGTATGGCCTTCCCCGCGAAAGGATAACAGCAGAACGTCATTCCACGCCGCGCGAACATTGGATAGGCGTTGAATATCTGCAACCCGCTCCCGATCATGATCACGAGCGCCACCACGTTCACCCAGTGCGTCACGCGTACGAACCAGTGATGTCGGTCTACAGCCATGTAGGGTCTCCCCCCTGGAGGTACGGCGCGGAAACGAACACAACGTCTCCGGGGTCTTAAGATATAGCTCCGGGTTTCCAATGGCGCAGTACGGCGCCCAGTGCATATTGGATCTGTGGAGCGACCATATCGAACCATGGCCGAACATCGCGCCCAGTATCTGAAAGGCACTCCGCCGCCGCGCGTATTCTGCGCCGCGCTGCTTCTCGCAACGACCTCGTGCATCACGCCGAAACCGCTCGTCATAACGGCTCGGCCCGTGGTCGAAGCATCGCAACCGCGTCCGGGCGACGCGCCTCACGCCGCCATCCGCTGGTACGATACGTTCTGGAAGGCGCTCGCGGATGTAAACGTCCAGGCCGCGTGGATTGTTGCCGACGGGAGCGAGCAGCGAAAGCTTGCCGACGCCATCGAGGATTTCCTCGGCGGAGACAATGCCGCAGCGGACTCGACCGTCGTCCCGCTTCTGTCAGCAAAGGACAGCGTGGTCCGCAATGCCGCGCGAATAACCTACGGGGCGATCCTTACCGCCGAAGGAAACTGGACCCGGCTGGCGTTCTATGCCGACTCGGCCAAGAGCGAGTCCCGGGATGCGGCAGGTGTCGAAACCTGGGCATCGGCGTTCAAGGGTGTCTCCACGACCATATCGTTCGCGGATTCGATGTCCGTGGTGCCGCTCGGGCACTCGGAGAGCGGTGTGCCGATCGTCCCCGTGGTCGTGAACGGTGTCACTCGACACTTCTGGCTGGACACTGGGTCGAGCATCACGATCCTCACATCGGACGTGGCGGACGCGTCCCACGTCGCGGGCATCAACGGCGACACGCTGGAGCTGGTGACATCCGTCGGACGACTGCCAACACGAGCGGCAGTCGTCAACTCGTTGAAGATCGGTGGGGTGACCGTCACCAATGCGCGCGCGATGATAGTCAGTCCCGGCGCGCTCCAGATGCGGGAGGCCACCTCCGGCCTCACGCCGCAAGCCATCGACGGCGTGATCGGCTTCGACGTGATCCGGTCGCTCGACCTGACGATCGATGATATCCACGATCGGGTCATTCTCCGCAAGCCGTCGCCCCGCCCGCCGGCCAAGGGGGAGGACAAGGGGCGCAATCTCTCCTGGTATGGAGTGCCGATCGTGACCCTGATCGCGGAAACCGGAGCGGCGATCCATCTCGTGCTCGACACGGGCGCCGAGGAGACCTTCGGCACACCCGGGATGGCAACCAAGACCCACGCCAGGTGGAGGCCCGCCGAGCGGCGTACCGTACTGGGCTTCGGCGGGAGCAAGAGCGAATCGGGTATCGTGATCCCTTCGGTGCGGCTGTACCTGGGGGACGTTCCGCTCACATTCAAGCGAATCTTCCTTTATGAAGCGCAGTACCCGACCATTTTCACCCTGGACGGCACCCTCGGCGCCGACGCGGGCCGCGGCGGCATACTCCGGATCGACATGACCAACGGCCGGCTGGACATCGCGGGCAAGTGACCGAATGGGTGTTCGGGTGCACGAGCGCGCTTGTTAACAGACTTCCGGACGCACTACATTTGACGAATGCCCGCTGAAAACAATGAAAAACTGACCGGCCCACACAGTGGATGGTGGGGCGTCGGAACCGCCCTCGTACTCACCGCTGCGACATGGGCGTTTCTCTTCTTCCTGCACCTCACGGTCTGGCACGACCCGATCAACCCGATTTCCCCAAATGAGCGGTCGACGGTGATTCAACCCGCCGAGGCGCCGACAGCACCAGCGCCAGCGCCAGCGAGTACGACGCACTAGGCAGGCAATCCATCGTCATTCCCGCTGTAGGGCGCGGATGCATCCGCGCCTTGGGAATCCATGTGTCCGTCGCCATACCCACGAAAACGCCTACAGCTCGTCCGACTTGATGACGAGCATCTTCTCCACCTGCATGTCACGGATGGAGTAGCCAATTCCGCCGGTGCCGAGTCCGGAGGTTCGTCGTCCCGCGAACGGCATCCAGTCGACGCGGAAAGTCGTGCTCTCGTTTACCATCACTGCAGTCGCATCCAGCCGGCGGAACGCGCGCAATGCGGTGTCGAGCGAGCGTGTGCAGATCGCTGACTGAAATGCGAACGATAGTGCGTTGGCGCGATCGATCGCCTCGTCGATGTCGTCGTACGGATACACGCACACCACGGGGCCGAATACTTCGAGCGTGCTGACCTTCGCGTCGCGCGGAGGATCATACAACACGGTGCATGCGTAACACGTGTCGGAGATTCGCTTGCCGCCGCACAGCACTTTCGCGCCGCCATCCTTCGCCTCGCGTACCCACTGCTCGACGCGATCGACTTCGGAAGTCGCGATGAGTGGACCGACTTCCGTATCCGCACTCGTCGGATCGCCAACGCGAAGCTTCTTCACACGATCTGCGAGCTTGTCGGCGAGCTGCTTCGCGATCGAGCGGTGCGCGAAGATTCGCTGAATCGAAACGCACACCTGCCCCGCGTGATAGAACGAGCCCTTCACGAGCATCGGAAGCATCTTCTCGATGTCGGCGTCTTCTGCCATTATCACTGGTGCCGCGCCGCCGTGCTCGAGCGCGCACCGCGTACCAGGCGGCAGCTTCGACCGGAGCATCCAGCCCACCTTCGCACTTCCAATGAACGTGAGAAATGCGACACGCGGATCGGTCGCAAGCCGCTCCGACAGCGCATGATCCATCGGCACCACCACCTGGCACCATCCATCCGGCAGTCCCGCGTCGTGCAGCATCTTCGCAAATTCAAAGCACGACATCGGCGTGCGCTCGGCGGGCTTCGCGATTACCGGACAGCCAGCGGCAATCGCCGTCGCCACCTGATGCACGATGAGATTGAGCGGATGATTGAATGCGCTTATCGCGACAACCGGCCCCGCTGGCTCGAGAGAGGTGTACGCCATGTGATGCGATGACGCAGCGTTCAGTCGCATCGGAATCTCGCTGCCATGCTGAGTGCGCAGCACGTCCACACATCCGCGCACCGAATCGGCCGCTCTAATCGCCTCGGCGCGCGCATCCACCAACGGCTTGCCGCCTTCGCGCGCGATCGTCATCGCGAGCTGCTCGACGTCGTCGTCCATTCGATCGGCGAGCTTGCGAAGAATGTCGATGCGCGCCGCAGGCTCGAGCCATCTGGCCCTGTCGCGGAACAGCGCCGATGCAGTGGCGAGGGCGGTTTCGATCACGCCGGCGTCGGCGACAGCGAACGTTGCGATTGGCGTGCGATCGTACGGAGAGAACACCGTTGCGTCGGCTGCCGAAGTAGTCGCGCCGGTGACGAAGAGACGAAAGTGCGGGAGCGATTGTGCCATTATTCAAACTACTATTCTGTCGCCGAGTCGAGTGGGTTCGGCGTGGTCGTATCGATGTTGAAGCGGAAGGGCTGCTCCACCAGCTGGCGCACGCGCTTGCCGTTGAGGCGCGCCGGCTGGAACTTCATGCGCGGAAGCGCGTCGCGCACGGATGCAGCGAACTGCGGATCGGTGGAGTCGATTATCTCGAGCGACTGAACGTCGGCCGTGCCTGACGTATCGACGATGAATCGCACCGTGACCTTTCCCGGCACGCGGCGGGCCAGAAGGTCGGGCGGATACTGAGGAACCGCGCTGCCGTACGAGAACTGCACCGCGTTGTCCACCTCGAAGCTGGTGTAGACGTTGTCACCAGCCGCGGACGCCGTATCTGCCGAGGTTATCGGAGCGTGGACTTCGCTGTCGGCGGCTCGCCTGGCTGCCTGGTCGGTCTTTGCCGCCTTGCCGTTGGCACCGTCGCCGGGTCCGATACCAGAGAAGTACGCCAGCGAGGCAAATGCCGCGATGTGTTCCCCACCACCGCCAGCGGCGGACGGACTGCGTGGCGGCGGAGGGATGAACGAGACCAGCTGGCCTTCGGGTTGCGGACGATCGAGTACGTCGCCAACCGTCCAGACCAGTGCGGCGACCACCGCGACGTGGAGTGCGACGCTGAGCACGGATGGCCAGATGGACGGGCGCGAATACCAGAATCGTCCGACCGCCGCGCGAGGGCGTCCGCCCGTGGGGATCGCGATGGGTGGACCGAGTGAAGCGACAGCGCTTTCGGCATGACGAGGTGCATTCAGCATCGGAATAGCCCCTCAGATTGCGCACCCGGGAGTGGCGCGTTCTTGAAACCGTCTTGAAACTTACAGTCGTTCCAGTTCGACGGACAGCCGCTCGCGCGTCACCGGCGCGTCAGGGGCGTAGCCCTCCGGAGCGGCTACGTTCCGCTTTGTAAGAGTATTGCCGGCCGTGCGACGGTTTACCACGAAGATGCCGGCAAGCACCAGAGTGCCGCCGATGATCTGCGCCAGTTGAAGCGGCTCGCCGAGGAACACGACGTCGAGAAGTGCCGTGACCGGTGCGACGCCCAGCAAGCCGACCGACGCCGCCGTCGTCGGGAGCCGTCCGAGCGCGTAGGTGACACCAAGGTATCCCGTGACTTGCGTCACGAGTCCAAGTGCGATGAGCGATGGCCATGCCGACGCCTTGAATCCGACGAGCGGCGCTTTCATCAGCAGGCAGACGATAAACATCGTCACCACGCTGCCGATTATGGCGAGCGTCGTGAAGGTGATCGTATCCATGCTGACTCGCACGCGGCCAGTCGTGATCAGGTAGGCAGCGAAGAACACCGACGCAGCCGCAGCGAGCATGTCGCCGCCGACGTCGCCGATTCCCACACCGCCTCCGCCTGGCCTGATCATGTCGCCACCGACCATGACGATGCAGCCACCGAGGGCGAGAGCGAAGCCGATCCAGAACACCGATTTTGGCCGCTCGCGAAAGAGAATCCACGTCCCGAGGCCAACGAGCATCGGCGAATTGTTGGTGAGCACCATCGCGGTGGTCGCCGACGTCTTGAGCACCGCCGTATTGAACAGTGCGAGATCCATTGCGAAGAACGCGCCGCCGAGCAGGGCGATGATCGTCGCTCTCGCCGACGGCAATTTCCCGCGGCGGGACAGCAACCAGTATGGGACGAGCACTACAGCCGCGACGAGTGCGCGATAGAACGCAGAGGTGACGCCCGGTACGTCGGCCCATCGAACGAGCGGTGCGGACCACGCGATACAGAAGACGCTGAGCGCGAGCGCGGCGAAAGCACGCACGCGTGCCTTTCGTTGTGTTGCAGCCGGCCCGTCTCGAGATGTAGTGCTTGTCAGATCAACTCCGGAATGTTACCATCAATACATGTTAGATGGTAACGCGACTTTTGATCAAAGTCAATCCATGATTTCGAGGAGACGGTAATGCCCGAACATCGGCTGGGAACCCCGGGCGAGTACTACGTGCTCGAGTCGTTTCTGTGGCGTGAATTTACAGGTGTGGACGATTGGCTGGAGTGGACCGAGGAGCACGGACTCGCGCGAGCGACGACGTCGACGCGGGAGGTCTTCGGTCAGGCGATGGCGCTCAGGGAAGCGCTGCGCTCGCTCGAGGCGATGAACAATGGCGAGCGCGTCGACGACGCGCCCGCGCGTCTGTTGAACGAGCTCATAGAGTCACTCGGCGTGCATCCGGTGGTCGAGCCGTTCGGAGATGTGAAGCTGAGGGCGAGTGCCGTGACCGGGCGCAACGCACCGATCGCCAGCGTACTAGTCACGGCCCTGGA
Proteins encoded in this window:
- a CDS encoding energy transducer TonB; the encoded protein is MLNAPRHAESAVASLGPPIAIPTGGRPRAAVGRFWYSRPSIWPSVLSVALHVAVVAALVWTVGDVLDRPQPEGQLVSFIPPPPRSPSAAGGGGEHIAAFASLAYFSGIGPGDGANGKAAKTDQAARRAADSEVHAPITSADTASAAGDNVYTSFEVDNAVQFSYGSAVPQYPPDLLARRVPGKVTVRFIVDTSGTADVQSLEIIDSTDPQFAASVRDALPRMKFQPARLNGKRVRQLVEQPFRFNIDTTTPNPLDSATE
- a CDS encoding molybdopterin-dependent oxidoreductase, translated to MRVRSITSSLARGTTSMRRRDFLLASGGLSASWLLAACGSRGPKGADKLLKYAMRKNETLERGLFRHTSMDAPSSRWRNAGVALPKYYISDTVPVWDVSARGQWTLEVSGLVTRPLTLTMDMLQRLPRITQRVNHYCVEGWTAVETWTGVRMSDLARAAGATPDAKYVDFQSFDNDYHESWDIESAMHPQTLICYGLDGRMLEPGHGAPARLFSPVKLGYKNTKYLTKIVFMPKRNGGYWSDQGYEWYAGT
- a CDS encoding DMT family transporter → MRAFAALALSVFCIAWSAPLVRWADVPGVTSAFYRALVAAVVLVPYWLLSRRGKLPSARATIIALLGGAFFAMDLALFNTAVLKTSATTAMVLTNNSPMLVGLGTWILFRERPKSVFWIGFALALGGCIVMVGGDMIRPGGGGVGIGDVGGDMLAAAASVFFAAYLITTGRVRVSMDTITFTTLAIIGSVVTMFIVCLLMKAPLVGFKASAWPSLIALGLVTQVTGYLGVTYALGRLPTTAASVGLLGVAPVTALLDVVFLGEPLQLAQIIGGTLVLAGIFVVNRRTAGNTLTKRNVAAPEGYAPDAPVTRERLSVELERL
- a CDS encoding aldehyde dehydrogenase family protein codes for the protein MAQSLPHFRLFVTGATTSAADATVFSPYDRTPIATFAVADAGVIETALATASALFRDRARWLEPAARIDILRKLADRMDDDVEQLAMTIAREGGKPLVDARAEAIRAADSVRGCVDVLRTQHGSEIPMRLNAASSHHMAYTSLEPAGPVVAISAFNHPLNLIVHQVATAIAAGCPVIAKPAERTPMSCFEFAKMLHDAGLPDGWCQVVVPMDHALSERLATDPRVAFLTFIGSAKVGWMLRSKLPPGTRCALEHGGAAPVIMAEDADIEKMLPMLVKGSFYHAGQVCVSIQRIFAHRSIAKQLADKLADRVKKLRVGDPTSADTEVGPLIATSEVDRVEQWVREAKDGGAKVLCGGKRISDTCYACTVLYDPPRDAKVSTLEVFGPVVCVYPYDDIDEAIDRANALSFAFQSAICTRSLDTALRAFRRLDATAVMVNESTTFRVDWMPFAGRRTSGLGTGGIGYSIRDMQVEKMLVIKSDEL
- a CDS encoding retropepsin-like aspartic protease, which codes for MAEHRAQYLKGTPPPRVFCAALLLATTSCITPKPLVITARPVVEASQPRPGDAPHAAIRWYDTFWKALADVNVQAAWIVADGSEQRKLADAIEDFLGGDNAAADSTVVPLLSAKDSVVRNAARITYGAILTAEGNWTRLAFYADSAKSESRDAAGVETWASAFKGVSTTISFADSMSVVPLGHSESGVPIVPVVVNGVTRHFWLDTGSSITILTSDVADASHVAGINGDTLELVTSVGRLPTRAAVVNSLKIGGVTVTNARAMIVSPGALQMREATSGLTPQAIDGVIGFDVIRSLDLTIDDIHDRVILRKPSPRPPAKGEDKGRNLSWYGVPIVTLIAETGAAIHLVLDTGAEETFGTPGMATKTHARWRPAERRTVLGFGGSKSESGIVIPSVRLYLGDVPLTFKRIFLYEAQYPTIFTLDGTLGADAGRGGILRIDMTNGRLDIAGK
- a CDS encoding CGNR zinc finger domain-containing protein; the encoded protein is MPEHRLGTPGEYYVLESFLWREFTGVDDWLEWTEEHGLARATTSTREVFGQAMALREALRSLEAMNNGERVDDAPARLLNELIESLGVHPVVEPFGDVKLRASAVTGRNAPIASVLVTALDAMSKGMWERFKLCQDPTCRASFYDTTKNGTKTWCSMEVCGARNKMRRLRERQHG
- a CDS encoding HD domain-containing phosphohydrolase — its product is MSARINLSEVISALSCALDLTEGQPIGHTMRTCLIGMRLSRELDMNPSDSAALYYALLLKDAGCSNNAARLCQLFGTDDLELKPRMRRVDRQNRVALAVETARTVAMEGGLSDKLRYFVGVARAEDVMKEIMGLRCERGADIAMRLGFPQATADAVRHLDEHWNGKGHPDGLAGPAIPLMSRIANLAQVIDVFHQHDGSRGAIGIARRRSGTWFDPALVDRVLGWRHESSWWERLDSTDPTDEVIGAEPASQLRWVSEEDLDVVARAFADIIDAKSPYTYSHSRNVASYALGIAREMKLDSGTQRRVYRAGLLHDIGKLGVSNSILDKAGPLTDSERKSVERHPFFTWEILSRVPAFRDFAWSAALHHERLDGSGYPWHLSGNRLDMTARILCVADVYEALTADRPYRASLPWIESSRILNEGRGTAFDPTVLDALAAFRNAVADMTELVPLVAA
- a CDS encoding cytochrome b/b6 domain-containing protein, whose protein sequence is MAVDRHHWFVRVTHWVNVVALVIMIGSGLQIFNAYPMFARRGMTFCCYPFAGKAIPHWATFGGWLAGARNWHFAMMWLFVVNGIAYVIFIYLHGEWRDLVPRRGDVRDSWEMLKFYAFVRKKHPHQGKHNALQKFTYFAIPILAALAVITGVAVWKPVSLAPLTNLLGGYVYARYWHFLVMLALVVLSAIHIFMVFAVDPYSIRSIVTGKYNPDRAPELRDARPFYHIFTRARHDVDAQA